The Alosa sapidissima isolate fAloSap1 chromosome 16, fAloSap1.pri, whole genome shotgun sequence genome has a segment encoding these proteins:
- the ddx43 gene encoding probable ATP-dependent RNA helicase DDX43 isoform X2 → MSDWEDNNDADSVVNAKPAPAFKNSEWRPQSSESKENVYFGVKRGRPAALGKSDQDGPQWRNWRDQADTCSREFNSRNGERDANRRGRGQIGGDTSGSPNVMSFTVDNSVVGRVIGRGGSKIREIEESSGARIKINRGDVEGEVVIFGDIDVQQKAKEIIDDLISDNGPRFRDDLPPMKKDFYIEDPAVSARSAEEIDAWRKENNSIFVDDLKEEEKRPIPNPVCTFEEAFLHYPGIMENIVRVGFTKPTPIQSQAWPIVLKGLDLIGIAQTGTGKTLAYLLPGFIHMDQQPLSRDKRDGPGMLVLTPTRELALQIETECNKYSYKGFKSICIYGGGDRRAQIKMVTSGVDIVIATPGRLNDLQMNNLINLRTITYLVLDEADRMLDMGFEPQIMKLILDIRPDRQTVMTSATWPPGVRRLAKSYLKDPMMVYVGTLDLAAVNTVQQIVLFVQEEEKKAYVFDFIRNMEPEDKALIFVGRKANVDDLSSDLSLRGTAVQSLHGDREQCDREEALQDFRDGNVRILVATDLASRGLDVSDITHVFNFDFPRNIEEYVHRVGRTGRAGRSGVSVTLVTRDDWSKAAELINILERAGQEVPEELVLMAERFEKKQRERAMMPTRGGSRGGGGGRGGGRRDRDLTWI, encoded by the exons ATGTCTGATTGGGAAGACAACAATGATGCAGATAGTGTCGTGAACGCAAAACCTGCTCCGGCATTCAAGAACTCTGAATGGCGACCCCAGTCCTCTGAAAGTAAAGAAAATGTATATTTCGGTGTAAAGCGTGGCCGCCCAGCAGCACTTGGAAAGAGCGACCAAGATGGTCCCCAGTGGAGAAACTGGAGGGACCAGGCTGACACGTGTAGTCGCGAATTCAACTCTAGAAATGGTGAACGTGATGCCAACAGGAGAGGACGTGGTCAGATTGGTGGGGATACTTCAGGTTCACCTAACGTTATGTCCTTCACCGTGGATAATTCCGTGGTTGGACGAGTAATTG GTCGAGGTGGAAGTAAAATACGTGAAATTGAAGAGTCAAGTGGAGCAAGAATTAAG ATCAACCGTGGAGATGTTGAGGGCGAAGTTGTGATCTTTGGTGACATCGACGTTCAACAGAAAGCCAAAGAGATAATTGATGACTTGATTTCAGACAATGGCCCAAGGTTTCGAGATG ACCTTCCTCCTATGAAGAAGGATTTTTACATAGAGGATCCGGCAGTCTCAGCTCGCTCTGCAGAGGAAATTGATGCTTGGCG GAAAGAAAACAATAGTATTTTCGTGGATGAtctgaaggaggaagagaaaaggccTATCCCAAATCCAGTCTGCACTTTTGAGGAGGCCTTTCTGCATTATCCTGGGATCATGGAAAATATAGTCCGGGTGGGATTCACCAAACCAACTCCCATACAG TCCCAGGCGTGGCCCATAGTCTTGAAAGGTTTGGACTTGATCGGAATAGCCCAGACAGGCACGGGGAAGACTCTGGCCTACCTCCTGCCAGGATTCATCCACATGGATCAACAGCCGCT GTCAAGGGACAAACGTGATGGGCCTGGCATGTTGGTGCTGACACCAACTCGAGAGCTGGCCCTTCAGATTGAGACTGAATGTAACAAGTACAGCTACAAAGGCTTCAAGAG TATCTGTATCTATGGCGGTGGAGACCGCAGGGCCCAGATCAAGATGGTGACCAGCGGTGTGGACATAGTCATCGCCACCCCAGGCCGGCTCAATGATCTGCAGATGAACAACCTGATCAACCTGCGCACCATCACCTATCTT GTTTTGGATGAGGCCGATCGAATGTTGGACATGGGATTTGAGCCTCAGATCATGAAGCTAATTCTGGACATTCGACCTGACCGGCAGACGGTCATGACCAG TGCCACCTGGCCACCTGGTGTGAGGCGTCTGGCCAAGTCCTACCTGAAGGACCCCATGATGGTGTATGTGGGCACGCTAGATCTGGCA GCAGTGAACACAGTCCAGCAGATAGTCCTCTTTGttcaggaagaggagaagaaggcaTACGTGTTTGACTTCATCCGCAACATGGAGCCTGAGGACAAGGCTCTGATCTTTGTGGGAAGAAAGGCCAA TGTGGATGACCTCTCCAGTGACCTTTCTCTAAGAGGCACCGCTGTGCAGTCCCTCCACGGGGATCGTGAGCAGTGTGACCGCGAGGAGGCCCTGCAGGACTTCCGAGATG GTAATGTGCGTATACTGGTGGCCACGGACCTGGCCTCCAGGGGATTGGATGTCAGTGATATCACACACGTCTTCAACTTTGACTTTCCACGGAACATTGAAGAGTATGTTCACCGCGTGGGACGCACAGGTCGAGCagg ACGCTCAGGTGTGTCTGTAACGCTGGTAACGAGAGATGACTGGAGTAAGGCAGCAGAGCTGATCAACATTCTGGAAAGAGCGGGTCAG
- the ddx43 gene encoding probable ATP-dependent RNA helicase DDX43 isoform X1, with translation MSDWEDNNDADSVVNAKPAPAFKNSEWRPQSSESKENVYFGVKRGRPAALGKSDQDGPQWRNWRDQADTCSREFNSRNGERDANRRGRGQIGGDTSGSPNVMSFTVDNSVVGRVIGRGGSKIREIEESSGARIKINRGDVEGEVVIFGDIDVQQKAKEIIDDLISDNGPRFRDGPRAPVPAGRNGSCWSSSDLQQSATKYSEQTERIDWLAIRENKDKYIAMKWQDLPPMKKDFYIEDPAVSARSAEEIDAWRKENNSIFVDDLKEEEKRPIPNPVCTFEEAFLHYPGIMENIVRVGFTKPTPIQSQAWPIVLKGLDLIGIAQTGTGKTLAYLLPGFIHMDQQPLSRDKRDGPGMLVLTPTRELALQIETECNKYSYKGFKSICIYGGGDRRAQIKMVTSGVDIVIATPGRLNDLQMNNLINLRTITYLVLDEADRMLDMGFEPQIMKLILDIRPDRQTVMTSATWPPGVRRLAKSYLKDPMMVYVGTLDLAAVNTVQQIVLFVQEEEKKAYVFDFIRNMEPEDKALIFVGRKANVDDLSSDLSLRGTAVQSLHGDREQCDREEALQDFRDGNVRILVATDLASRGLDVSDITHVFNFDFPRNIEEYVHRVGRTGRAGRSGVSVTLVTRDDWSKAAELINILERAGQEVPEELVLMAERFEKKQRERAMMPTRGGSRGGGGGRGGGRRDRDLTWI, from the exons ATGTCTGATTGGGAAGACAACAATGATGCAGATAGTGTCGTGAACGCAAAACCTGCTCCGGCATTCAAGAACTCTGAATGGCGACCCCAGTCCTCTGAAAGTAAAGAAAATGTATATTTCGGTGTAAAGCGTGGCCGCCCAGCAGCACTTGGAAAGAGCGACCAAGATGGTCCCCAGTGGAGAAACTGGAGGGACCAGGCTGACACGTGTAGTCGCGAATTCAACTCTAGAAATGGTGAACGTGATGCCAACAGGAGAGGACGTGGTCAGATTGGTGGGGATACTTCAGGTTCACCTAACGTTATGTCCTTCACCGTGGATAATTCCGTGGTTGGACGAGTAATTG GTCGAGGTGGAAGTAAAATACGTGAAATTGAAGAGTCAAGTGGAGCAAGAATTAAG ATCAACCGTGGAGATGTTGAGGGCGAAGTTGTGATCTTTGGTGACATCGACGTTCAACAGAAAGCCAAAGAGATAATTGATGACTTGATTTCAGACAATGGCCCAAGGTTTCGAGATG GGCCCCGGGCACCTGTCCCTGCTGGCAGAAACGGCTCTTGCTGGTCCTCATCTGACCTGCAGCAGTCCGCCACAAAGTACTCGGAGCAGACGGAACGTATCGACTGGTTAGCCATCAGAGAGAACAAGGACAAGTACATTGCCATGAAATGGCAAG ACCTTCCTCCTATGAAGAAGGATTTTTACATAGAGGATCCGGCAGTCTCAGCTCGCTCTGCAGAGGAAATTGATGCTTGGCG GAAAGAAAACAATAGTATTTTCGTGGATGAtctgaaggaggaagagaaaaggccTATCCCAAATCCAGTCTGCACTTTTGAGGAGGCCTTTCTGCATTATCCTGGGATCATGGAAAATATAGTCCGGGTGGGATTCACCAAACCAACTCCCATACAG TCCCAGGCGTGGCCCATAGTCTTGAAAGGTTTGGACTTGATCGGAATAGCCCAGACAGGCACGGGGAAGACTCTGGCCTACCTCCTGCCAGGATTCATCCACATGGATCAACAGCCGCT GTCAAGGGACAAACGTGATGGGCCTGGCATGTTGGTGCTGACACCAACTCGAGAGCTGGCCCTTCAGATTGAGACTGAATGTAACAAGTACAGCTACAAAGGCTTCAAGAG TATCTGTATCTATGGCGGTGGAGACCGCAGGGCCCAGATCAAGATGGTGACCAGCGGTGTGGACATAGTCATCGCCACCCCAGGCCGGCTCAATGATCTGCAGATGAACAACCTGATCAACCTGCGCACCATCACCTATCTT GTTTTGGATGAGGCCGATCGAATGTTGGACATGGGATTTGAGCCTCAGATCATGAAGCTAATTCTGGACATTCGACCTGACCGGCAGACGGTCATGACCAG TGCCACCTGGCCACCTGGTGTGAGGCGTCTGGCCAAGTCCTACCTGAAGGACCCCATGATGGTGTATGTGGGCACGCTAGATCTGGCA GCAGTGAACACAGTCCAGCAGATAGTCCTCTTTGttcaggaagaggagaagaaggcaTACGTGTTTGACTTCATCCGCAACATGGAGCCTGAGGACAAGGCTCTGATCTTTGTGGGAAGAAAGGCCAA TGTGGATGACCTCTCCAGTGACCTTTCTCTAAGAGGCACCGCTGTGCAGTCCCTCCACGGGGATCGTGAGCAGTGTGACCGCGAGGAGGCCCTGCAGGACTTCCGAGATG GTAATGTGCGTATACTGGTGGCCACGGACCTGGCCTCCAGGGGATTGGATGTCAGTGATATCACACACGTCTTCAACTTTGACTTTCCACGGAACATTGAAGAGTATGTTCACCGCGTGGGACGCACAGGTCGAGCagg ACGCTCAGGTGTGTCTGTAACGCTGGTAACGAGAGATGACTGGAGTAAGGCAGCAGAGCTGATCAACATTCTGGAAAGAGCGGGTCAG